One genomic region from Dioscorea cayenensis subsp. rotundata cultivar TDr96_F1 unplaced genomic scaffold, TDr96_F1_v2_PseudoChromosome.rev07_lg8_w22 25.fasta BLBR01000349.1, whole genome shotgun sequence encodes:
- the LOC120254118 gene encoding vesicle-associated membrane protein 727-like isoform X2, translating to MSKQTLIYSFVAKGNVVLAEHTSFTGNLSTIAVQCLQKLPPNSNRFTYSCDGHTFNFLVDRGFVFLVVADESVGRSIPFVFLQRVKDEFMHRYEGIINDSSSHPLADEEDDGLLEDKFSIAYQLDREFGPTLKEQMLYCMNHPEEISKMSKLKAQATEVKGIMMENIEKGNLF from the exons ATGAGCAAGCAAACGTTGATATATAGTTTTGTTGCAAAGGGGAATGTTGTGCTGGCTGAGCACACTTCTTTCACTGGAAATTTAAGCACCATTGCTGTGCAATGCTTGCAGAAGTTACCCCCAAATAGCAACAGATTTACTTACTCATGTGATGGTCACACTTTCAACTTTCTTGTCGACAGAGGATTTG TCTTTCTTGTTGTGGCCGATGAATCAGTTGGGAGGAGTATCCCTTTTGTGTTCCTTCAGAGAGTGAAGGATGAGTTCATGCATCGGTATGAGGGGATCATTAATGATAGCAGTTCCCACCCACTTGctgatgaggaagatgatggTTTGCTTGAGGATAAATTTAGCATTGCATACCAACTGGATAGAGAATTTGG TCCAACACTGAAGGAACAGATGCTGTATTGCATGAATCATCCTGAGGAGATCAGCAAGATGTCTAAGTTGAAAGCACAGGCTACAGAGGTCAAAGGAATAATGATGGAAAATATTGAAAAG
- the LOC120254118 gene encoding vesicle-associated membrane protein 727-like isoform X1: MSKQTLIYSFVAKGNVVLAEHTSFTGNLSTIAVQCLQKLPPNSNRFTYSCDGHTFNFLVDRGFVFLVVADESVGRSIPFVFLQRVKDEFMHRYEGIINDSSSHPLADEEDDGLLEDKFSIAYQLDREFGPTLKEQMLYCMNHPEEISKMSKLKAQATEVKGIMMENIEKVHILNNPLWQKSVDSLIMLKTYNFILNSSSLLYLLC; encoded by the exons ATGAGCAAGCAAACGTTGATATATAGTTTTGTTGCAAAGGGGAATGTTGTGCTGGCTGAGCACACTTCTTTCACTGGAAATTTAAGCACCATTGCTGTGCAATGCTTGCAGAAGTTACCCCCAAATAGCAACAGATTTACTTACTCATGTGATGGTCACACTTTCAACTTTCTTGTCGACAGAGGATTTG TCTTTCTTGTTGTGGCCGATGAATCAGTTGGGAGGAGTATCCCTTTTGTGTTCCTTCAGAGAGTGAAGGATGAGTTCATGCATCGGTATGAGGGGATCATTAATGATAGCAGTTCCCACCCACTTGctgatgaggaagatgatggTTTGCTTGAGGATAAATTTAGCATTGCATACCAACTGGATAGAGAATTTGG TCCAACACTGAAGGAACAGATGCTGTATTGCATGAATCATCCTGAGGAGATCAGCAAGATGTCTAAGTTGAAAGCACAGGCTACAGAGGTCAAAGGAATAATGATGGAAAATATTGAAAAGGTTCACATCTTGAACAACCCCTTGTGGCAAAAGTCAGTTGATAGTTTGATAATGTTAAAAACTTATAACTTTATCTTAAATTCCTCTTCTTTATTGTATTTACTATGTTAG